From a region of the Aulosira sp. FACHB-615 genome:
- a CDS encoding AEC family transporter, with product MIESLIHAYTPLFLWIGIGLLGSRLTSDNFLKWLGNSLYWVGVPLQLFVLARHTDLSHGFLIPGVAVAVLLLSLVLALLIWQAIRWFRHHQQPASESAVDMPLMQASLGSFILATILGNTGFVGLTLTQVLTSPANNDWAVLFSVTNNVIGTYGIAVLIASYFGKSTINQHWWTQLRDLITVPSLWTFFLGLSTQFIQLPAVVESGLEQAVWVVIALALLLVGLRLGTITGWKSIKIASIASVLKVFIVPVLVGLIATFFGVTGEQRLVLVLMSGTPTGLSVLILAEVYDLDRNLLASSIALTFIGLFIALPLWLLWFS from the coding sequence ATGATTGAAAGTTTGATTCATGCTTACACCCCGCTTTTCCTGTGGATTGGGATAGGATTATTAGGTTCTCGATTAACTTCAGATAATTTTCTCAAGTGGCTGGGGAACAGCTTGTATTGGGTGGGAGTGCCATTACAACTTTTTGTTTTAGCACGTCATACTGATTTATCTCACGGCTTCCTCATCCCTGGAGTTGCAGTTGCAGTATTACTGCTGAGTTTGGTTTTAGCATTGTTGATTTGGCAAGCTATACGGTGGTTCCGACATCATCAACAGCCAGCCTCAGAATCAGCCGTGGACATGCCATTGATGCAAGCTAGTTTAGGCAGTTTTATTCTCGCTACCATTTTAGGGAATACTGGTTTTGTTGGACTCACCCTCACCCAAGTCCTTACTAGTCCAGCCAACAACGACTGGGCAGTATTATTCAGCGTTACCAACAACGTCATCGGCACTTATGGTATAGCAGTCTTAATTGCCAGCTATTTTGGTAAAAGCACAATCAATCAGCACTGGTGGACTCAGCTACGCGATTTAATTACAGTTCCTAGCTTGTGGACATTTTTTCTGGGCTTGAGTACTCAATTTATCCAATTACCAGCAGTTGTTGAGTCAGGATTAGAACAAGCTGTTTGGGTAGTCATCGCCTTGGCTTTGTTACTCGTCGGTCTGCGTTTAGGTACAATTACAGGCTGGAAAAGTATTAAAATTGCTTCTATTGCCAGCGTCCTGAAAGTCTTTATTGTACCTGTATTAGTGGGATTGATCGCCACCTTTTTTGGTGTAACTGGTGAACAACGTTTAGTACTAGTGTTAATGTCCGGTACACCTACTGGTCTTTCTGTATTAATTTTGGCAGAAGTTTATGATTTAGATCGCAACTTATTAGCCAGCAGTATTGCCTTGACATTTATTGGCTTATTTATAGCACTGCCTTTGTGGCTTTTGTGGTTTAGTTGA